The DNA sequence ATTTTCTGCTGAAAATCAGGCTGATCGAGAAGTTCAAAGTAGATGGGAGTTACCGCCAGCTTAATCCCTTGTTTTTCCTGAACATTGTCGAGAAGCAGAACGAACTTCTCAGTAAAAGAAAAAACTTCATCCTGCATTTCCCGGTTCTCTGAATAAAAGTTCATGACAGGCGCTTCTGCGTATACGATAAATCCTTCTGTAGCAGCCAGTTTAAACGCCTCCCTTTTCATTTGTATAAAAGCTGTATGTGCTGACATGTTCAATCCAATTTGGCGGGGACCCATTTTCGTGTGCTTTTAGATCTTCCATAAGACGCCCTGCCTGTGCTTCGGAATTCCTCGGTATTTGAACTGAATTGGATCTCATAAAGGGTATGAATCTGCCGCGAATCCTGGCTCCTGCTTCAATGCAGTAAGACCGGTCAGGGGCCAGGTTTTTAAAAATGCTGGAGTTCTGCCCTTCAGCGAGGATATGTTCCTGGATACTGTGTGCATTGCTGCCATTAAAGATTATGCTGGTGATATCATAAAGCCTGATTGCATCCTCCAGTTCACTTACATGAACTTCAAAATATGACGCAGCAAGGGATTTCTTCATGGCTGCCGTCCTCCAGAAGGAATATATGCATCCATCCTGCACTTGCCAGGCAGCTATCCCTTCTTCTTTCATCAAACAATCCGGCGGTACCCGGCCCGCTTCTGTCACACTCTGTTTTTGCTCCTTTTCATCCTCTTTCTCCTCCGTCTCTTTCAAGTGTTTCATCCACTGATACTGAACTTTTCCCCGGGTTGTACCGAGCTCTTTTGCAATATTCCTGAAAGAGAGCCCTTTCTCCCTTAATCTGATAATTTCAGATTGCATGGTGCACCTCCTGCCGGCCAACCTGCCATTATATGCCCTGCCGGCCCGTCTTATTACTCTCATGTTATCACTGAACATGCGCCCCCACAATGAACGCATTTTGTCGTATTATGCAGGTCCTTTGAGCACTGGCACCGGAGGGCAAATTAATTTTTCTGCATGAGTTTAGAACCAGTCATTCCGGCCGGATTCTGTTTTAAACTCGGCCAAAAGTACGGATTATGCAGATAAACCTTCTTTTCCTGCTAGATGGAGTCGAATTTTGTCATCTGTAATGGTAAAATTACTAGGGCACTAAAAAATTATTATTGAGGTGAATATAATGGGTTATGTAATGATCGGCCTGATAGCCGCGGCAATATTGCTTCTCATACTCTCGTTTTTCCTGAAAGATCCATATAAAAGCATTCGTGAAGAAATCGACCAGGTATCAATCCATCAGATACAGGAACTTTACTTGATTAAGAAAAAGCTGAAGGTGCTTGAAGAAGAGCTATTAGTTGACGGAGCTGCTGCCAAACCGGCAGGCCAGCCGCTCTCTTCCGGGCCAGTCAATCCCATATTGAAGAATCAGGTTCTCTCCCTTTCACAGCAGGGGCTGTCCATCGACCAGATTTCAAAGCAGTCCTCCCTTTCCAGAAACTCTGTACAGGAGATCGTCAATGAATTTTCTGCAAGGAGAGAGTACTCATGAACAGACTGACCTTGCGGGCATTTTCACTTGGGATGCTGATTACAGCGTGTCTCATTGGTGCTTTTTATTTCTTTTCAAAAGACGATTATATCAGTCTCGCAGATGCTAAAGCTGCCAAGGCAAGCGTAAAGGAAAATGGATATGTCCTCTTAACGGAAAAAGAATACAATGAATTGAAGGGCAAACCTGCTAATGAAACAGAAGGCAGCAAGGCAGAGGGCCAAGCCGCTGAAAAGCCATCCAATGAAGGCGATAAAAAGGCAGATGCAGAGGAAAAAACCAAACAAGATGAGCAGGAAAACGAAGCTGAACCAAAGGTGATTACCTATAAAATCACGATTTCAAGCGGAATGGATACCGGAGAGATTGCAAGCCAGCTGGCTGCAGCAAAGATCATCACCAATGAGTCAGCATTTAAGCAGTACCTCATTTCCAGCGGCATGCATACAAAGATCCAGCTTGGCACGTTTGAACTGAACAATGAAATGACTTCCCAGCAGATTGCAACTGTCATTACCAAAGGCAGATAAAGAAAGAAGCGGATGGAGAGGCACTTGCCCTCCATCCATTTTCATTCAAATAAAAGAGCCCTGCAGAATCCGGGATCCTGCAGGGCTCTTTGCTTTAGCTGTTCAAATCATAGTGCCTTCCTTTAACAAGATAAAACACGCTTTCGGATATGTTGGTCACATGGTCTGCGGCCCTTTCAAGATAGCGGCAGATAAAGGACAGCTGGGTGATCTGCGGCAGGTATTCAGGCTTCTGCAGATTGATCTGCAGGAGCTCCTGTATCGTCTGGCCGTACAAGTCATCAACCTGATCATCCATTTCTGCCACTTCTTTTGCTTTCCTGACATCTTCTTCATTGAAAGCCTCAAGCGACATCTTAAGCATCCTGGAAGTGATTTCGTACATTTCTTTAATATGGACGATCGGCTTAACATGCTCCTCGCTTCCAATGCGGATGGTTGATTTTGCGATGTTGACGGCAAAATCAGCTATCCTTTCAATGTCGGTGGCAATTTTGATCGCCACAATGATTCTTCTTAGATCAATTGCGACCGGCTGCTGCTTCGCTATCAGAAGGATGGCAAGATCATTGATTTCCTCATACAGCACATCAGCTTTTGTATCGTCCTCCATGATTTCAAGCGATGACTCAATATCCTTGCTTTCAAGGGCATTAATCGCCCGGAGCAAAGCCTGATCGGCAAAATTGCCCAGTTCCATCAATTTATTCTGCAGCTCTTTTAAATCATAATGAAATTTTTCGCGGATTGCCATTTTATAAGCTCCCTTCTTTTCCTGTAAAGTGTGTTTTCCTTTTTAACCGGGCATCAACCAAATCGGCCTGTAATATAATCTTCTGTCCTCTTGTCAACAGGATTCGAGAAGATCTTATCTGTATTGGAAAACTCGATCACTTCACCATTTAAAAAGAAAGCAGTCTTATCTGAAATACGGGCAGCCTGCTGCATATTGTGGGTAACGATGATGATGCTGAATTCTTTCTTCAGCTCCTGCACAAGCTCCTCAACCTTCAGTGTGGAGATAGGGTCCAGGGCAGAGGTCGGCTCATCCATCAGGATGACATCAGGTTCAATGGCGAGGCAGCGGGCGATGCAGAGACGCTGCTGCTGGCCTCCGGACAGACCAAAGGCATTCTGGTTCAGCCGGTCCTTCACTTCATCCCAAATAGCTGCTCCCTTCAAGCTCTTTTCCACAATCTGATCAAGAATTTTTTTATCGCGGATCCCATGGATCCTTGGCCCGTAGGCGACATTTTCATAGATGGATTTCGGAAAAGGATTAGGCTTCTGGAATACCATGCCTACTTTTGTACGCAGCTCTTCCACTTTATAAGACTTATCAAAAATATTCCTGCCCCTGTAAGCAATTTCTCCTGAAGTCCTGACTCCGGGAACAAGCTCAATCATCCTGTTCAGCGTTTTGATATAAGTTGATTTTCCGCAGCCTGAAGGGCCGATGATGGCTGTCACTTCATTTTCATAGATATCCAGATCGATATTCTTCAATGCATTATTGTCGCCATACCATAAGTTCAGCTGGCTCGTTTTGTATACGATGCTTTTTTCATTAACAGACCCCTGGGTAGTGCCTTTTCTGACTGCTGGTGCATTCACTTTATCTTTTGTTGCGTTCATTATGAAAAACTCCCCTTCATCCTATATTATTAGCCCGTCTGATTGGATGCCCATGAAAAATGGGCAAGCTGAAATCTGATCAAACATTTAAGAGCCTTAATATCTTTTCTGAAATTTATTTCTGATCAGGACGGCAACAGAGTTCATGCCGATCAGAAGCACGAGCAGAACAATGATTCCTGCAGCTGCAAGCGCCTGAAACTCCTCCTGCGGCCTTCCGGTCCAGTTATAAATCTGCATTGGCAGTACAGTGAACATATCAAACACAGACCTCGGCAGGAACGCCAGGAACAGCGGAAGTCCCAGGACGACGAGCGGAGCTGTTTCCCCGATTGCCCGGGACAGCGCCAGGATGCCGCCTGTCAGTATGCCGGGCACCGCAGCAGGCATAACAACACGCACAATGGTCTGCCACTTGGTGGCACCCATTCCGTAAGAAGCTTCTCTAAGCTCTTTGGGAACGGAACGGATCGCTTCCTGTGAGGCTACAATGATGATCGGCAAAACAAGCAGGCTCATAGTCAGCCCGGCAGCAATAACACTTGTGCCAAATCCTGCTGCTCTTACAAATACAGTCAGACCGAGCAGCCCGAAAACGATCGATGGCACACCTGCAAGGTTTGAGATATTCACTTGGATGAAATCAGTAAACTTATTTTTCTTCGCGTATTCTTCCAGGTAGATCGCCGTTCCCACTCCAAGCAGAAGTGATACCGGGGCAACGACGCCCATGAGCCAAATGGTTCCGATCAAAGCTGTTTTAACCCCTGCCAGTTCAGGCTTTCGGGATGGCAGGCTTTGAAGGAACTGCATATCAAGGTAGCCGGCTCCTTGAGTGAGTATCCGATACAATAAGATTCCTAAAATCAATAATCCAAACATGGTAGCTGCCAGGAATATCAATTTAAACAGTACATTCTTATACAGCCTTGGTTTCATTTTGTTAACGACAGATGTATGGTCAATCAGCTTCATCAGTATTCCTCCCTAAAGCGGCGGGAAATGAACTGGGCGAACAGATTCATTACTAAAGTGAACAGGAAGAGTGTAAATCCAACCGCGTATATGCTGTAATAGATCGTTGTCCCGTAGCCGGCATCACCCTGGCTGACCTGGACAATATAGGCTGTCATGGTTTGGATGCTGTTTGTCACGTCCCACGAAAGGTTCGGAGTCGATCCGCCTGCCACTGCTACAATCATTGTTTCTCCGATTGCCCTTGATACTGCAAGAACAACGGAAGCAATAATGCCTGATAATGCCGCCGGCAGGACTACCTTAAAGGCCACCTCCAGCTTAGTTGATCCCATCGCAAGAGCCCCTTCCCGCATCGCACGCGGAACCGAAGACATAGCGTCCTCCGAAAGG is a window from the Bacillus infantis NRRL B-14911 genome containing:
- a CDS encoding DUF4912 domain-containing protein, encoding MQSEIIRLREKGLSFRNIAKELGTTRGKVQYQWMKHLKETEEKEDEKEQKQSVTEAGRVPPDCLMKEEGIAAWQVQDGCIYSFWRTAAMKKSLAASYFEVHVSELEDAIRLYDITSIIFNGSNAHSIQEHILAEGQNSSIFKNLAPDRSYCIEAGARIRGRFIPFMRSNSVQIPRNSEAQAGRLMEDLKAHENGSPPNWIEHVSTYSFYTNEKGGV
- a CDS encoding endolytic transglycosylase MltG, whose amino-acid sequence is MNRLTLRAFSLGMLITACLIGAFYFFSKDDYISLADAKAAKASVKENGYVLLTEKEYNELKGKPANETEGSKAEGQAAEKPSNEGDKKADAEEKTKQDEQENEAEPKVITYKITISSGMDTGEIASQLAAAKIITNESAFKQYLISSGMHTKIQLGTFELNNEMTSQQIATVITKGR
- the phoU gene encoding phosphate signaling complex protein PhoU yields the protein MAIREKFHYDLKELQNKLMELGNFADQALLRAINALESKDIESSLEIMEDDTKADVLYEEINDLAILLIAKQQPVAIDLRRIIVAIKIATDIERIADFAVNIAKSTIRIGSEEHVKPIVHIKEMYEITSRMLKMSLEAFNEEDVRKAKEVAEMDDQVDDLYGQTIQELLQINLQKPEYLPQITQLSFICRYLERAADHVTNISESVFYLVKGRHYDLNS
- the pstB gene encoding phosphate ABC transporter ATP-binding protein PstB, whose product is MNATKDKVNAPAVRKGTTQGSVNEKSIVYKTSQLNLWYGDNNALKNIDLDIYENEVTAIIGPSGCGKSTYIKTLNRMIELVPGVRTSGEIAYRGRNIFDKSYKVEELRTKVGMVFQKPNPFPKSIYENVAYGPRIHGIRDKKILDQIVEKSLKGAAIWDEVKDRLNQNAFGLSGGQQQRLCIARCLAIEPDVILMDEPTSALDPISTLKVEELVQELKKEFSIIIVTHNMQQAARISDKTAFFLNGEVIEFSNTDKIFSNPVDKRTEDYITGRFG
- the pstA gene encoding phosphate ABC transporter permease PstA: MKLIDHTSVVNKMKPRLYKNVLFKLIFLAATMFGLLILGILLYRILTQGAGYLDMQFLQSLPSRKPELAGVKTALIGTIWLMGVVAPVSLLLGVGTAIYLEEYAKKNKFTDFIQVNISNLAGVPSIVFGLLGLTVFVRAAGFGTSVIAAGLTMSLLVLPIIIVASQEAIRSVPKELREASYGMGATKWQTIVRVVMPAAVPGILTGGILALSRAIGETAPLVVLGLPLFLAFLPRSVFDMFTVLPMQIYNWTGRPQEEFQALAAAGIIVLLVLLIGMNSVAVLIRNKFQKRY